The segment TCCCTGGCCGCAGAGGCCCCCGCCCGGCTGATCGTGATGAACGTGATTTCGGTCTTCGCGTCCTCTGAGTCTCGGCCCGGGTTTTAGCATTTGGCCCTGGCCTCGCACTCTTGCAATTCGCGCTTCTTAGAGCGCCCC is part of the Vicinamibacteria bacterium genome and harbors:
- a CDS encoding universal stress protein; its protein translation is MCPVDFSEASKEALKHAVSLAAEAPARLIVMNVISVFASSESRPGF